A genomic region of Kribbella sp. NBC_00382 contains the following coding sequences:
- a CDS encoding PLP-dependent cysteine synthase family protein: protein MILTSALQAIGNTPLVRLQRIVPDNSAQVLVKLEGGNPTGSYKDRMALAMIEGAERRNELQPGQRVVEFTGGSTGSSLAFICAVKGYPLSVVSSDAFSPEKLRTMQAFGADLVVVPSDQGRITPDLFVRMRHEVDQIVARDNAFWTDQFNNEDALDGYAVLGQEILDQTAGTALHTFCAAVGTGGMLVGVARTIRPHLNRIVALEPASSPALTKGFGGSHRVEGTATGTVPPLLREGAYDEARAVEESEARELVKDLSRREGVFAGTSSALNVLGAIQLASELEPDQAVVTVAADTGLKYLAGDLYL, encoded by the coding sequence ATGATCCTCACCAGTGCGCTCCAGGCGATCGGCAACACCCCACTGGTCCGACTGCAGCGCATAGTGCCGGACAACTCAGCACAGGTCCTGGTCAAGCTGGAGGGCGGCAACCCGACCGGCAGCTACAAGGACCGGATGGCCCTGGCGATGATCGAGGGAGCCGAGCGCCGCAACGAACTGCAGCCGGGCCAGCGCGTAGTGGAGTTCACTGGCGGGAGTACCGGCTCTTCGCTCGCCTTCATCTGTGCAGTGAAGGGTTATCCGCTGTCAGTCGTCTCGTCGGACGCCTTCTCGCCGGAGAAGCTCCGGACCATGCAGGCGTTCGGTGCCGACCTAGTAGTGGTCCCTAGCGACCAGGGCCGGATCACTCCCGACCTGTTCGTCCGGATGCGCCACGAGGTCGACCAGATCGTCGCACGCGACAACGCCTTCTGGACGGACCAGTTCAACAACGAGGACGCCCTGGACGGCTATGCGGTCCTAGGCCAGGAGATCCTCGACCAGACGGCCGGTACTGCGCTGCACACCTTCTGCGCAGCCGTCGGCACCGGCGGCATGCTGGTCGGCGTGGCACGGACCATCCGCCCACACCTCAACCGCATAGTCGCACTGGAGCCGGCAAGCTCTCCCGCTCTCACAAAGGGCTTCGGCGGCTCACACCGTGTCGAAGGCACTGCGACCGGCACCGTCCCACCCCTGCTCAGAGAAGGCGCCTACGACGAGGCCAGAGCAGTAGAGGAGTCTGAGGCCCGCGAACTGGTGAAGGACCTGTCGCGCAGGGAAGGCGTCTTCGCCGGTACTTCGTCCGCGCTCAACGTCCTCGGAGCGATCCAATTGGCGTCAGAGCTGGAGCCAGACCAGGCAGTCGTGACCGTAGCCGCCGACACCGGCCTCAAGTACCTAGCCGGCGACCTCTACCTCTGA
- a CDS encoding UvrD-helicase domain-containing protein codes for MSELLDADARERIRTDTSSTLFVEAGAGSGKTHALVERVITLVLRDGVPLSTIAAVTFTEKAGAELRDRLRVEFEKARKGPDRAAADEALDDLDSASIGTLHSFAQQILLAHPIEAGLPPLIDVLDEVGSSVAFEERWSELQQQLLDDDTIAEPLLLAMAVGVELKHLRSLARLFGNDWDLISDRVLVDPPELVAMPDLSGLIAAAGKIGSTMPGCLDTDDRMLAKVRQIHNLGLTLEAATDQETQLAHLQALRSLKVGRIGRKENWPDIAKLRADCSEVVDVAGSLVELLLDACLRHLSHWLAIRVLESAELRRAEGRLEFHDLLVLARDLLRREPAVRSALQERYRHLLLDEFQDTDPIQIELAVRIAGGADADAPDWRDVEIPDGSLFVVGDPKQSIYRFRRANIATYLTAQDLLGDTVTLTTNFRTVPGVLDWINTVFTTLITPEPAAQPTYHALAPHRPPASVTPTLTTVTDEPPSTPASPDLNTSPAPVPNPSSAAPVPDHASPVSGDQLSFLDFTDEPNASDSGDISDEPGPSGFAVNADAAGEASADEPAETAHLASVTPLRRHLSAVPTPSDATNETLTPLTSDLSTNQSSTGPAVTILGAEPHDDLPRAQASVLRELEAADVAAVIDHAINNAWQVYDEKTESWRPAGAGDIAVLVPARTSLPFLEEALDRADIPYRAEASSLVYQTSEVRDLLACARALGDPSDQLALVTALRSPLFGCGDDDLFTWKRSGGSFNLTAPVPDALLTHPVGEAMEWLRRTYYASRWLTPSEVLAKIVSDRRMLEVAATGPRARDAWRRVRFVVDQARAWSEVEHGGLRSYLAWAAHQGEEASRVAEAILPETDADAVRVMTIHAAKGLEFPIVILSGMTAAPNRQRGVQVLWPTDGGYAVKLKSSVQTEDFDLVQPVDEQMDDFERRRLLYVAATRARDHLVISLHRSGSRRHSSNAELFASADAATAATPTLFTGPAVTAPANSADHAEQVRPPVNRQEWEARIADARQASRKRSAQSASGLEGTGPDVALQGADPGAAKAARDVELPSWSKGRYGTAIGRAVHGVLQVVDLATGAGLDAAVSAQCLAEGVVEYADVVTALVRSALASDVVQRAAAREHWRESYVGTLQPDGTVLEGFVDLIYREDDDTLIIVDYKTDAIPAEALDARIAHYAPQLHTYTDLLPNTGRPVLLFLAPTTAHAHQL; via the coding sequence ATGTCTGAACTCCTCGATGCCGACGCCCGCGAACGCATCCGCACCGACACGTCCTCCACCCTCTTCGTGGAGGCCGGTGCGGGTTCGGGCAAGACACATGCGCTGGTCGAGCGCGTCATCACGCTCGTGCTGCGCGACGGCGTACCGCTGAGCACGATCGCGGCCGTGACGTTCACCGAAAAGGCCGGCGCGGAGCTGCGCGATCGGTTGCGAGTGGAGTTCGAGAAGGCACGGAAGGGTCCAGACCGAGCCGCAGCTGACGAAGCGCTGGACGATCTGGACTCGGCGTCGATCGGAACGCTGCACTCGTTCGCTCAGCAGATCCTGCTCGCGCATCCGATCGAGGCCGGGCTGCCGCCGCTGATCGACGTACTGGACGAGGTCGGCTCATCGGTCGCCTTCGAAGAGCGTTGGTCCGAGCTGCAGCAGCAGTTGCTGGACGACGACACGATCGCCGAACCACTGCTGCTCGCGATGGCGGTCGGCGTCGAACTGAAGCATCTGCGATCGCTGGCGCGGCTGTTCGGCAACGACTGGGACCTCATCAGCGACCGCGTTCTGGTCGACCCACCCGAGCTCGTCGCGATGCCCGACCTGAGCGGGCTGATCGCCGCGGCCGGCAAGATCGGCTCGACGATGCCGGGCTGCCTCGACACCGATGACCGAATGCTGGCGAAGGTCCGGCAGATCCACAACCTCGGCCTGACGCTCGAAGCAGCGACGGATCAGGAGACCCAACTCGCGCACCTGCAAGCCCTGCGCAGCCTGAAGGTCGGCCGGATCGGCCGCAAAGAGAACTGGCCCGACATCGCCAAACTCCGCGCCGACTGCTCCGAGGTCGTAGACGTCGCCGGATCCCTCGTCGAACTACTCCTAGATGCTTGCCTACGGCACCTTTCCCACTGGCTCGCGATCCGCGTCCTGGAGTCCGCCGAACTGCGCCGTGCCGAGGGCCGCCTGGAGTTCCACGACCTCCTAGTACTGGCTCGCGACCTGCTACGCCGCGAGCCCGCCGTGCGTTCAGCCCTGCAGGAGCGCTACCGCCACCTACTGCTCGACGAATTCCAGGACACCGACCCGATCCAGATCGAACTAGCGGTCCGCATCGCCGGCGGCGCGGACGCAGACGCCCCCGACTGGCGCGACGTAGAAATCCCCGACGGCAGCCTCTTCGTAGTAGGCGACCCAAAACAGTCGATCTACCGCTTCCGCCGAGCCAACATCGCCACCTACCTCACGGCCCAGGACCTCCTCGGCGACACCGTCACCCTCACCACCAACTTCCGCACCGTCCCCGGCGTCCTCGACTGGATCAACACGGTCTTCACCACCCTCATCACCCCCGAACCAGCAGCCCAGCCCACGTACCACGCCTTGGCTCCCCACCGCCCTCCCGCAAGCGTCACCCCCACCCTCACCACCGTCACTGACGAGCCGCCATCGACGCCAGCTTCACCCGACCTCAACACCTCACCGGCTCCGGTCCCCAATCCCAGCTCGGCTGCCCCGGTCCCCGACCACGCCTCTCCAGTCAGCGGCGACCAACTCTCCTTCCTCGACTTCACCGACGAGCCCAACGCGAGCGACTCCGGTGACATCTCCGACGAGCCCGGCCCGAGCGGCTTCGCCGTCAACGCCGATGCCGCAGGCGAGGCGAGCGCGGACGAGCCTGCGGAGACGGCACATCTCGCCAGCGTCACCCCACTCCGCCGCCACCTCTCCGCGGTGCCCACTCCGTCTGACGCGACCAACGAGACCCTCACCCCACTCACCAGCGACCTCAGTACCAATCAATCCAGCACCGGCCCAGCAGTAACAATCCTCGGAGCCGAGCCCCACGACGACCTCCCCCGCGCCCAAGCCTCCGTCCTCCGCGAACTAGAGGCAGCCGACGTAGCCGCCGTCATCGACCACGCCATCAACAACGCCTGGCAGGTCTACGACGAAAAAACCGAATCCTGGCGACCAGCCGGCGCCGGCGACATCGCAGTACTGGTTCCAGCCCGTACCTCCCTGCCGTTCCTCGAGGAAGCCCTCGACCGCGCCGACATCCCGTACCGCGCCGAGGCCAGCTCACTCGTCTACCAAACCTCCGAGGTCCGCGACCTCCTAGCCTGCGCTCGCGCCCTAGGCGACCCCAGCGACCAACTCGCCCTGGTCACCGCCCTTCGCTCACCCCTGTTCGGCTGCGGCGACGACGACCTCTTCACCTGGAAGCGATCCGGCGGCTCCTTCAACCTCACCGCCCCGGTCCCCGACGCCCTCCTCACCCACCCAGTCGGCGAGGCGATGGAGTGGCTCCGCCGCACGTACTACGCCTCCCGCTGGCTGACCCCGAGCGAAGTACTCGCCAAGATCGTCTCCGACCGCCGCATGCTCGAGGTCGCCGCCACCGGCCCACGCGCCCGCGACGCCTGGCGCCGGGTCCGCTTCGTCGTCGACCAGGCCCGTGCCTGGTCGGAGGTCGAGCACGGCGGCCTGCGTTCGTACCTCGCCTGGGCCGCGCACCAAGGCGAAGAGGCATCGCGAGTCGCCGAGGCGATCCTGCCCGAGACCGACGCCGACGCGGTCCGGGTGATGACGATCCACGCCGCGAAGGGCCTGGAGTTCCCGATCGTCATCCTCTCCGGCATGACCGCGGCACCGAACCGTCAACGCGGCGTACAGGTCCTCTGGCCCACCGACGGCGGGTACGCCGTGAAGCTCAAGTCCTCCGTCCAGACCGAAGACTTCGACCTGGTCCAACCGGTCGACGAGCAGATGGACGACTTCGAACGCCGCCGCCTGCTGTACGTCGCCGCGACGCGCGCCCGCGACCACCTCGTCATCTCACTCCACCGGTCGGGCAGCCGCCGCCACTCCAGCAACGCCGAACTCTTCGCCTCGGCCGACGCCGCCACCGCAGCCACCCCGACCCTCTTCACCGGCCCCGCGGTCACAGCGCCTGCCAACTCGGCCGACCACGCGGAGCAGGTACGCCCGCCGGTCAACCGCCAGGAGTGGGAAGCGCGCATCGCGGACGCCCGCCAAGCCAGCCGCAAACGCTCCGCCCAAAGCGCCTCCGGCCTCGAAGGCACCGGACCGGACGTTGCACTCCAGGGCGCAGACCCCGGCGCCGCCAAGGCAGCCCGCGACGTCGAACTCCCGTCCTGGTCCAAGGGCCGCTACGGCACGGCCATCGGCCGCGCGGTACACGGCGTACTCCAAGTCGTCGACCTAGCCACCGGCGCCGGCCTGGACGCCGCCGTCTCCGCACAATGCCTGGCCGAAGGCGTAGTCGAGTACGCCGACGTCGTCACCGCCCTAGTCCGCTCGGCGCTCGCCTCGGACGTCGTCCAACGAGCAGCCGCCCGCGAACACTGGCGCGAGTCCTACGTCGGCACCCTCCAACCAGACGGCACCGTCCTGGAAGGTTTCGTCGACCTCATCTACCGCGAGGACGACGACACCCTGATCATCGTCGACTACAAAACCGACGCCATTCCCGCCGAGGCCCTGGACGCCCGCATCGCCCACTACGCCCCCCAACTCCACACCTACACCGACCTCCTCCCCAACACCGGCCGCCCAGTCCTCCTCTTCCTGGCCCCCACCACAGCCCACGCCCACCAGCTCTAA
- a CDS encoding MarR family winged helix-turn-helix transcriptional regulator, which yields MKETPGAANGLVRLTFLVQNLYAEVGRDCDLTAAQAQMLCSLADRSIGMAELSGMLCLERSSLTGLVDRAQQRGLVARENDPHDRRAVNVTLTPEGSKALHRFNDELTERLEKLLAQLPATERDRFAKTLSRVIADAPAVFAD from the coding sequence GTGAAGGAGACCCCGGGCGCCGCCAACGGGCTGGTCCGGTTGACGTTCCTCGTGCAGAACCTGTACGCCGAGGTCGGCCGCGACTGTGATCTCACCGCGGCCCAGGCGCAGATGCTGTGTTCCCTGGCGGACCGTTCGATCGGGATGGCCGAGCTGTCCGGCATGCTCTGCCTCGAGCGCTCCAGCCTGACCGGATTGGTCGACCGCGCCCAGCAACGCGGCCTGGTCGCCCGCGAGAACGATCCCCACGACCGTCGCGCGGTCAACGTCACGCTGACCCCGGAAGGCTCTAAGGCCCTCCACCGCTTCAACGACGAGCTCACCGAGCGTCTGGAGAAGCTGCTCGCCCAGCTCCCCGCCACCGAACGCGACAGGTTCGCCAAGACTCTCAGCCGAGTCATTGCCGACGCACCCGCCGTGTTCGCAGACTAG
- a CDS encoding LLM class flavin-dependent oxidoreductase — MMDYGHELVFGTFLTPDVEDAERVIALAQLTEQVGLDLVTVQDHPYQPRLLDAWTLLSVIAAHTQSVSVSTNVANLPLRHPVVLARSVATLDRITGGRVELGLGAGGFLEAVAANGGPRLTAGESIEALEEAIAIIREVWAGGTGGIRLAGKHYTVAGAKRGPAPSHDVQIWLGAYKPRMLGVTGRLADGWLPSSAYVPPEELPALNKLIDEAAVAAGRDPSAVRRLYNISGRFDGRGGFLQGGEDVWIDQLTELTLTEGMSTYILASDNPEDIRRFAEVAPAVRESVVAARATTAANTSPAPSAGAHPAATGAATTGSGSTATGTTAGAGATTSTGTTGVPGSNFSVVPTPAPSAKRSGVQVLDESERPTGPALDPTRVYTPEQLASGEHLIQVHDHLRAELEQIRDLVEQVAAGSLGVGQARNHINTMTMRQNNWTLGVYCETYCRLVTTHHSIEDAALFPRLRRADPSLTPVVNRLQEEHLIIHDVLEGVDKALVALVDGSGTIDTLRAAVDLLDDTLLSHLSYEEKELVEPLARLGVM; from the coding sequence ATGATGGACTACGGGCACGAGCTGGTCTTCGGCACGTTCCTGACGCCGGATGTCGAGGACGCCGAGCGGGTGATCGCGCTGGCGCAGCTGACCGAGCAGGTCGGGCTCGACCTGGTGACCGTCCAGGATCACCCGTACCAGCCGCGGCTGCTGGACGCGTGGACGCTGCTGTCGGTCATCGCGGCCCACACGCAGTCCGTGTCGGTCTCCACCAACGTCGCCAACCTGCCGCTGCGGCACCCGGTCGTACTGGCCCGCAGTGTCGCCACGCTGGACCGGATCACCGGCGGGCGAGTGGAGCTTGGGTTGGGGGCCGGTGGGTTCCTGGAGGCGGTTGCTGCCAACGGTGGGCCTCGGCTGACGGCGGGGGAGAGCATTGAGGCGCTGGAGGAGGCCATTGCGATCATTCGCGAGGTCTGGGCTGGCGGTACTGGCGGTATCCGGCTGGCCGGTAAGCACTACACGGTCGCTGGGGCTAAGCGGGGGCCTGCGCCTTCACATGATGTGCAGATCTGGCTGGGGGCCTACAAGCCACGGATGCTGGGGGTCACTGGTCGGCTTGCTGATGGGTGGCTGCCTTCTAGCGCCTATGTGCCGCCGGAGGAGCTTCCTGCCCTCAACAAGCTCATCGACGAGGCTGCGGTGGCGGCCGGCCGTGACCCGTCAGCGGTGCGCCGGCTCTACAACATCTCCGGCCGCTTCGACGGCCGCGGCGGCTTCCTGCAGGGCGGGGAAGACGTCTGGATCGACCAACTCACCGAACTGACCCTGACCGAGGGCATGAGCACCTACATCCTCGCCTCAGACAACCCGGAAGACATCCGCCGCTTCGCCGAGGTCGCCCCCGCAGTACGAGAGTCCGTGGTTGCAGCTCGCGCCACCACAGCGGCCAACACCTCACCGGCCCCCTCCGCAGGCGCCCACCCGGCCGCCACTGGAGCCGCCACCACCGGCTCTGGCAGCACCGCCACCGGCACCACCGCTGGAGCTGGCGCGACCACCTCTACCGGCACCACCGGAGTCCCCGGCTCGAACTTCAGCGTGGTGCCGACGCCGGCGCCCTCCGCGAAGCGGAGCGGAGTACAGGTGCTGGATGAGTCGGAGCGGCCGACCGGACCTGCTCTGGACCCCACACGTGTCTACACGCCGGAGCAGTTGGCGTCGGGCGAGCACCTGATCCAGGTACACGACCACCTGCGAGCCGAGCTCGAGCAGATCCGCGACCTGGTGGAACAGGTAGCCGCCGGCTCGCTAGGCGTCGGCCAAGCGCGCAACCACATCAACACCATGACCATGCGCCAGAACAACTGGACCCTAGGCGTCTACTGCGAGACCTACTGCCGCCTGGTCACCACACACCACTCGATCGAGGACGCAGCACTCTTCCCCCGCCTGCGCCGAGCAGACCCGTCCCTGACCCCAGTGGTCAACCGCCTCCAGGAAGAGCACCTGATCATCCACGACGTCCTCGAAGGCGTCGACAAGGCGCTGGTAGCCCTAGTAGACGGCTCCGGCACCATCGACACCCTCCGAGCCGCCGTAGACCTCCTCGACGACACCCTGCTCTCCCACCTCTCGTACGAGGAGAAAGAGCTAGTCGAACCGCTGGCCCGACTAGGCGTGATGTAG
- a CDS encoding BTAD domain-containing putative transcriptional regulator, which yields MRFGVLGPVTAWTDSGEPVTVPGLKVRALLADLLVHEGRPVPADRLIDDLWGEDLPGNPAGTLSAKVSQLRRAFEDAEPGSRALVVSGPAGYSLKVDSGSYDALGFAAHLERGRLEEALALWRGPAYADFADEAFVETAVARLSEQRLTATEDYFEARLARGDHNALIGEVADVLSEHPLRERLRAVHLKALYRAGRQSEALESYEQLRTLLADELGLDPTPELAELQQSILTQELPQARRRSNLPAAVTELVGRTEAVTDIQSRLYSDRLVTLTGPGGVGKTRLALAAADGLAFPDGVVLVELAAVAPDALDVRGSLADAVQAALDLRDSAGTGGLVAALASLELLLVLDNCEHVVEAAAALVDELLAAAPGLRVLATSREPLGLRGEAVWSVPPLEVPAPAAELSELHGSAAVQLFVARAAAADRGFSLDEESAAAVSVLCRRLDGIPLALELAATRVRALGVQGLVARLDDRFRLLATGHRGAAPRQQTLMAMIDWSWDLLSGPEQTVLRRLAVQTDGCTAEAAEQVCSEDGVDVLDVLMRLVDRSLVVSVHGVDEPRYRLLESVAAYCVDKLRAADELEAVRQRHRLYYTEFAETARDYLTGPSQSRWLQRLDDEAGNLRSAFDGAVGDGDLLLAERLADALAWYWFLRGRFAEARRSLEALPSSPKATAWLAGFMYAQGDVGAAVVREWVRDAGPRAEWWIAFTASDSGDLAACLAMLEHALAAFEAAGDQWGIAAVLVARAKHAHVRTDLKALESDAAESARLFRLVGDHWGLLQATGWLGALAELNGDFDEAARLHAEGLEMAESLDLWPEVAGELGWLGWTALRQGSYAEAEAYGERALRLATEQGHRSTQVLAELVLGFGARRSGDLEVAEQRLQAMLDAVRKQDEPVLYLSVLLVELGYALEQRGSLMRARELHAEAFRVSQEFESRRGMCWSLEGLAACVDDKALAARLLGVAATVRAAEGYVGTAAEQADIDRAAGAARAVLGADGFDTQYRAGSRLELEEAFSEVEVAG from the coding sequence ATGCGTTTCGGGGTGCTCGGACCGGTGACGGCCTGGACGGACAGTGGCGAGCCGGTCACCGTCCCGGGCCTGAAGGTGCGTGCGCTGTTGGCTGACCTGCTCGTGCACGAGGGGCGGCCGGTACCTGCGGACCGCTTGATCGACGACCTCTGGGGCGAGGACCTGCCGGGCAACCCGGCCGGGACGCTCTCCGCGAAGGTGTCCCAGCTCCGCCGAGCCTTCGAGGACGCGGAGCCGGGTAGCCGCGCACTGGTCGTCTCCGGGCCCGCTGGGTACTCGCTGAAGGTCGACAGCGGCTCGTACGACGCACTGGGCTTTGCTGCGCATCTTGAGCGCGGCAGGCTCGAGGAGGCGCTCGCGCTGTGGCGTGGACCGGCGTACGCGGACTTCGCGGACGAGGCGTTCGTGGAGACCGCTGTGGCGCGGCTGAGCGAGCAGCGGCTGACAGCTACGGAGGACTACTTCGAAGCGCGGCTGGCGCGGGGCGATCACAACGCACTCATCGGTGAAGTGGCTGACGTCCTGTCGGAGCACCCGCTGCGGGAGCGACTCCGTGCAGTGCATCTGAAGGCGCTGTACCGCGCCGGCCGGCAGAGCGAGGCGCTGGAGAGCTACGAGCAGCTGCGGACGCTGCTAGCCGACGAGCTCGGCCTGGACCCGACTCCTGAGCTGGCCGAGCTGCAGCAGTCGATCCTGACCCAGGAGCTGCCCCAGGCCAGGCGCCGGAGCAACCTACCGGCAGCCGTGACCGAGCTGGTCGGCCGCACAGAGGCAGTCACCGACATCCAGAGCCGCCTGTACTCCGATCGGCTGGTCACGCTGACCGGTCCTGGGGGAGTGGGCAAGACCCGGCTGGCGCTCGCCGCAGCCGATGGGCTCGCCTTCCCCGATGGGGTGGTGCTCGTGGAGTTGGCGGCCGTCGCTCCTGATGCGCTGGACGTGCGCGGGTCGCTGGCGGACGCAGTACAGGCTGCGCTGGATCTGCGGGACTCGGCTGGGACCGGGGGACTGGTTGCTGCGCTGGCGTCGTTGGAGCTGCTTTTGGTGCTGGACAACTGTGAGCACGTGGTGGAGGCCGCTGCGGCGCTGGTCGACGAATTGCTGGCTGCTGCACCAGGGTTGCGCGTGCTGGCGACCAGTCGGGAGCCGCTGGGGCTCAGGGGGGAGGCGGTGTGGAGTGTGCCGCCCCTAGAGGTGCCTGCTCCGGCTGCTGAGCTGTCTGAGCTTCATGGGTCGGCTGCCGTGCAGTTGTTCGTGGCTAGGGCTGCTGCGGCGGATCGTGGGTTCTCCTTGGATGAGGAGTCGGCTGCTGCGGTGTCTGTGCTCTGCCGGCGGCTCGACGGGATCCCGTTGGCGTTGGAGCTGGCCGCTACGCGGGTGCGGGCGCTGGGAGTACAGGGGTTGGTGGCTCGGCTGGATGATCGGTTCCGGTTGCTTGCTACTGGGCATCGGGGTGCTGCGCCTCGGCAGCAGACGTTGATGGCGATGATCGACTGGAGCTGGGATCTGCTGTCTGGCCCGGAGCAGACAGTGCTGCGGCGGCTCGCAGTACAGACAGATGGCTGTACTGCGGAAGCGGCCGAGCAGGTGTGTTCTGAGGACGGGGTCGATGTCCTGGACGTGCTGATGCGGCTGGTCGACCGGTCGCTGGTTGTGTCGGTGCATGGGGTGGACGAGCCGCGGTACCGGCTGCTGGAGTCGGTGGCGGCCTACTGCGTGGACAAGCTCCGTGCAGCTGATGAGCTGGAGGCAGTGCGGCAGCGGCATCGCTTGTACTACACGGAGTTTGCTGAGACGGCTCGTGACTATCTGACCGGGCCTTCGCAGAGTAGATGGCTGCAGCGGCTAGATGACGAGGCCGGCAACCTGCGGAGCGCTTTCGACGGTGCTGTGGGTGATGGCGACCTGTTGCTGGCTGAGCGGCTCGCGGATGCGCTTGCTTGGTACTGGTTCCTTCGCGGGCGGTTTGCTGAGGCCCGGCGGTCCCTGGAGGCTCTACCGTCGTCGCCGAAGGCCACTGCTTGGCTTGCTGGGTTTATGTATGCCCAGGGGGACGTCGGTGCGGCTGTTGTGCGGGAGTGGGTCCGGGATGCTGGTCCGCGGGCAGAATGGTGGATTGCCTTTACTGCAAGCGATTCCGGCGACCTTGCTGCCTGCCTGGCGATGCTGGAGCATGCGCTGGCTGCCTTCGAGGCTGCCGGGGATCAGTGGGGCATCGCGGCAGTGTTGGTGGCTCGGGCGAAGCATGCGCATGTCCGTACCGACCTGAAGGCACTGGAGAGCGATGCTGCTGAGAGTGCTCGGCTGTTCCGGCTAGTGGGTGACCACTGGGGTCTGCTGCAGGCCACTGGTTGGCTTGGGGCTCTGGCGGAGCTGAACGGCGACTTCGACGAGGCTGCGCGGCTGCACGCCGAGGGGCTCGAGATGGCTGAGTCGCTCGACCTCTGGCCGGAGGTGGCGGGGGAGCTGGGGTGGCTCGGATGGACTGCGCTGCGGCAGGGGTCGTATGCCGAGGCAGAGGCCTATGGCGAGCGGGCGTTGCGGTTGGCGACAGAGCAGGGGCACCGGTCGACCCAGGTGTTGGCGGAGCTCGTACTCGGGTTCGGGGCTCGTCGCTCGGGTGACTTGGAGGTGGCTGAGCAGCGGTTGCAGGCGATGCTCGATGCGGTGCGTAAGCAGGACGAGCCGGTGCTGTACCTGTCGGTTCTGCTGGTGGAGCTTGGGTACGCGCTAGAGCAGCGCGGTTCGTTGATGCGCGCTCGTGAACTACATGCGGAGGCGTTCCGGGTCTCGCAGGAGTTCGAGTCGCGGCGGGGGATGTGCTGGAGCTTGGAGGGCCTTGCGGCATGCGTCGATGACAAGGCGCTGGCTGCTCGACTGTTGGGGGTTGCGGCGACGGTACGGGCTGCGGAGGGATATGTGGGTACTGCGGCCGAGCAGGCTGACATCGACCGGGCTGCGGGTGCTGCTCGGGCAGTACTTGGTGCGGACGGGTTCGATACGCAGTACAGGGCAGGTAGCCGGTTGGAGCTGGAAGAGGCGTTCTCAGAGGTAGAGGTCGCCGGCTAG
- a CDS encoding DUF6308 family protein encodes MNIGSRKIVVDEAIAQLRLYAETNGAVLKYYDGLPGMTNVGGSDPDRVTLEDLARTMLIGSDLRPLDIVWLLEVDADKEFAAVPVDARLEDAAPGTPLFEAATELDEKFSGHRGFGHAKKAKLLHLKRPYLFPTSDSFIRMTYSEASAGPDFLAAVHRDLVNPANVRDFKLLQVRLIAEPPTSAARVLAEAPTLRLLDILASLLGEAK; translated from the coding sequence ATGAACATCGGTAGTCGGAAGATCGTCGTGGACGAGGCAATCGCACAGCTGCGGCTGTACGCCGAGACGAACGGCGCGGTGCTCAAGTACTACGACGGTCTTCCCGGGATGACGAACGTCGGTGGGTCCGACCCTGACCGGGTCACGCTCGAGGACCTGGCGCGGACGATGCTGATCGGGTCCGACCTGCGCCCGCTGGACATCGTCTGGCTGCTCGAGGTGGACGCGGACAAGGAGTTCGCCGCCGTACCGGTCGACGCGCGTCTCGAGGACGCCGCGCCCGGTACTCCGCTCTTCGAGGCCGCGACCGAGCTCGACGAGAAGTTCAGCGGCCACCGTGGTTTCGGGCACGCCAAGAAGGCCAAGCTGCTGCACCTCAAGCGGCCGTATCTCTTCCCGACCAGCGACAGCTTCATCCGGATGACCTACAGCGAGGCGTCGGCCGGCCCTGACTTCCTGGCCGCCGTGCACCGCGATCTGGTCAACCCGGCCAACGTCCGCGACTTCAAGCTGCTCCAGGTCCGCCTGATCGCCGAGCCGCCGACCTCTGCCGCCCGCGTGCTGGCGGAGGCCCCCACGCTCCGCCTGCTCGACATCCTCGCCTCGCTGCTGGGCGAGGCCAAGTAG
- a CDS encoding LysE/ArgO family amino acid transporter, which produces MTAALVAGLLAGYGIAMPVGAIATYLVALTARTSLKLGASAALGVATADGLYALIATLGGSALTPLIDPITVPLKWASVLVLLALATRGATKAITQHRRSQSSATSATTPPSPPRAYFALLAMTMLNPTTIIYFTALVLASQDATTPTHLEQSAFVLAAFAASTSWQLALATSGALLGRLLTTPTARLLTALLSSTLITALALHLLLTTL; this is translated from the coding sequence GTGACCGCCGCCCTGGTCGCGGGGCTGCTGGCCGGCTATGGCATCGCCATGCCAGTCGGTGCCATCGCGACGTACCTCGTGGCCCTCACCGCCCGTACGTCCCTGAAGCTCGGCGCATCCGCCGCTCTCGGCGTAGCAACAGCCGACGGCCTCTACGCCCTCATCGCCACCCTCGGCGGCTCAGCCCTGACCCCACTCATCGACCCGATCACGGTCCCCCTGAAGTGGGCCTCAGTCCTGGTCCTACTAGCCCTAGCAACGCGCGGTGCCACCAAAGCCATCACCCAACACCGCCGCAGCCAATCCTCGGCGACCTCCGCCACCACACCACCCAGCCCACCCCGCGCGTACTTCGCCCTACTCGCCATGACGATGCTCAACCCCACCACGATCATCTACTTCACCGCCTTGGTCCTAGCCAGCCAAGACGCCACAACCCCAACCCACCTTGAACAATCAGCCTTCGTCCTAGCCGCCTTCGCAGCCTCCACCTCCTGGCAACTAGCCCTAGCCACCAGCGGCGCCCTCCTAGGCCGCCTCCTAACCACCCCCACCGCCCGCCTACTAACCGCCCTACTCTCCAGCACCCTAATCACAGCCCTAGCCCTACACCTACTACTAACCACCCTCTAG